Genomic segment of Prochlorococcus marinus CUG1433:
AATTATTCAAGAAATACCAACCGAAAACAAGAAAATTGCTGAAAACACATTTTTAGAACTCAAGGAAAATTTTGATAACCTTCAAGATCTTTCTAAATCAAAGGATAAGTATTCGTTTATAGCTACTAGAAAAGAGGCTTTAGATAAAATAGGTGGATTAGAAGAATATTTTCTACCAAATCAATTTCCTTACGAAATTCCAAAAGAGTTTGATAATCTTCCGAGATTACTAGGTCGAGCAACAGTAAATATTAAAACCTCCAAAGGAGACATGAAAGCTATTGTAGATGGATTTAATGCACCACTAACTGCAGGAGCATTTATAGATTTATCTTCAAAAAGTTTCTATAATGATTTACCAATTAATAGAGCGGAAGAATTTTTTGTGTTGCAAACAGGTGACCCAATTGGAGAAGCAATTGGTTATATAGATCCTGAATCAAATGAAGAACGCCACGTACCTCTAGAAATTAGAATTCCTAATGAAATGGATACCTTTTATAATCAAACTTTTGAAGATTTAGGTCTTTATACAGAGACACCAACATTACCGTTTGCAACACTTGGAACTCTAGGGTGGTCCCATTCAAATAATGCAGTTGATGATGGCTCATCGCAATTTTTCTTTTTTTTATATGAAGCAGAATTAAATCCAGCAGGACGTAATTTAATTGATGGAAGAAATGCTGCCTTTGGATATGTTGTAGATGGTTTTGAGGTATTAGAAGAGCTAACTAAAGATGACACAATAATCTCCATTGATGTTTTAGAAGGAATAGAAAACCTCAAATTAAATGCATAAAGAACTTCTAGAAGACATAGGGGAAAAAGAATTAATTAATAGGCTTGGAAAATTTATGCCTAAAAATCAAATTTTAGATGATTGTGCTTTAATTAAAGCTAAAAATAACAACTTACTCGTTAATAATGATTCTTTGGTAGAAAATGTTCATTTCAATGACATTACTATTTGCCCTGAGGACCTTGGATGGAAAGCAGTTATTAGCAATATTTCTGACTTATTATCCAGTGGCAGCATGAAAACGATAGGAATTACAATTAGCTTAATTCTTCCTGCTAAAACTGAGTGGATATGGGTTAAAGGATTATATAAAGGAATAAATAAAGCTTTAAAAGAATATGGGGGGGAAATACTTGGAGGAGATTGCTCAAAAGGGAATCAAAAAGTCATATCTATTACTGCCTTTGGGATTCAAGGGGAACTTGAACTACGAAGAAACGGATGTAAACCAGAAGATGTCATCTTAACTACAGGAATTCATGGCCTTAGTAAATTAGGATTTTTGATACAAAATAACATTAATTTTAATAATAATATTTCTATTAATGAAAGATTAGTCAATAAGGCTATTGAACGTTTTTGTCGCCCTAAAGTTTACCCAAATTTACTTAAAAATCTCCTTAAGACTCGCTCTAATAAAAAAATAAAGAAAATAGGATGTACCGATAGCAGTGATGGCCTATTTCAAGCCTTACAAGATCTAGCAATTGCAAGCAAATGTAAAGCAATTATTAATTATGAAAAAATACCCAAATATAAGAATTGGCCAAAAGGAGATAAATGGGATGAATATTACTTTTTTGGAGGTGAAGATTATGAGTTAATTTTCTCATTACCAAAAAAATGGGCAAAGAATTTATCTAAGTTTGATAAAAATATTTATGAAATTGGTTATTTCGCTGATGGTGAACCATCAATAGAATTCAACAGTAAAGATAAAAATAAAATATTAAATAAAATACCTTTCAAGCACTTTTAATTATTCCCAATTTTTGGCAACAATCTCTGCTAAATCTACAACTCTCTGACTATAACCCCATTCGTTGTCATACCATGCAAGGACCTTAACAAGATTATCCCCAATACACATAGTTAGATCACTATCCACAATTGACGATTCATTAGTACCAGCATAATCACTAGACACTAATGGTTCATCTCCATACTTAATAATGCCTTTCATTGAACTTAGAGATGCTTCCTTGAGAGCATTATTAACTTCTTCAGCTGTAACAGATTTAGATGATTCAAAAACAAAATCTACTGCTGAAACGTTAGGAGTTGGAACTCTCATAGCAATTCCTGTTAATTTGCCTTTCATTTCTGGGTATACCAGAGCTACTGCTTTTGCAGCTCCTGTAGAAGTAGGAACAATGTTTGTAGCAGCGGCTCTAGCCCTTCTTAGATCTCTATGACTATTATCTAAAATTCTTTGATCTCCTGTATAACTATGAATTGTAGTCATCAAACCTTTGTTAATCCCAAAAGTTTGGTCTAAAACTTTAACTACTGGAGCTAAACAGTTTGTTGTACAACTAGCATTACTCAAAATATCATAATCTTTATGTTTATATGTATCAGCATTGACTCCAACCACATAAGTACCAACGCCATCGCCTTTACCAGGAGCAGTTAAGATGACTTTTTTTGCTCCTACCTCTAAGTGCTTACTTGCACCTACGTCTGTATTAAATACTCCTGTAGATTCAATAACCAAATCTACGCCCCAGTCTTTCCAAGGAAGATTCATTGGGTTTCTATCAGAGAAGCATTTAATTGTCTTATTATTGATTACAAAAGTATCATCAGTATATTGAATATCAACACCATCAAGTTGGCCAAGGACTGAGTCATACTTTAATAGATGAGCATTAGTCTTAGGATCTGAGGTAACATTAATTCCAACTACTTCAATATTGGTGTAGGCTCCTCTACTAAGCCAACAACGCATAAAGTTTCGACCAATTCTACCAAAGCCGTTAATTGCAACACGCAAAGTCATAATTAATAATTTCTAAATGATTAACCTAAGTTGCTGATCATACTGAATTTTGTGCAATAACGTAAGGTTTTTTTGATTTATTAAGCAAATAAGTCTTGTTTTGTATTAATTCAAGAAAAAAAAACATTTTTTTTTAAGAAAAAATAGCAAAATTTCACCTAGAAGTTATTTTGATTTAAGTAAAAGATAAACATTGGATAAAAAATTATTGTTGAAAAGTCATTTTCATTTTATTGGGATTGGAGGTATTGGGATGTCAGCATTAGCAATAGGTTTACTTAAAAAAGGTTGTTCAGTTTCAGGATCTGATTTAGTTAAAAACGATGAAACTAAAAAATTAGAGGAATTAGGTGCACTAATCTTTACTTCTCAAATTA
This window contains:
- a CDS encoding peptidylprolyl isomerase, which encodes MQKFLSNQNKLFLILLTVILQVFLLKPIQVLADLPTGNAVKDPNAILRNALPIKQVELQEIQHKLEETSDLVRGGRWPALAKTVTKCQSLLKKYQSKIIQEIPTENKKIAENTFLELKENFDNLQDLSKSKDKYSFIATRKEALDKIGGLEEYFLPNQFPYEIPKEFDNLPRLLGRATVNIKTSKGDMKAIVDGFNAPLTAGAFIDLSSKSFYNDLPINRAEEFFVLQTGDPIGEAIGYIDPESNEERHVPLEIRIPNEMDTFYNQTFEDLGLYTETPTLPFATLGTLGWSHSNNAVDDGSSQFFFFLYEAELNPAGRNLIDGRNAAFGYVVDGFEVLEELTKDDTIISIDVLEGIENLKLNA
- the thiL gene encoding thiamine-phosphate kinase, producing MHKELLEDIGEKELINRLGKFMPKNQILDDCALIKAKNNNLLVNNDSLVENVHFNDITICPEDLGWKAVISNISDLLSSGSMKTIGITISLILPAKTEWIWVKGLYKGINKALKEYGGEILGGDCSKGNQKVISITAFGIQGELELRRNGCKPEDVILTTGIHGLSKLGFLIQNNINFNNNISINERLVNKAIERFCRPKVYPNLLKNLLKTRSNKKIKKIGCTDSSDGLFQALQDLAIASKCKAIINYEKIPKYKNWPKGDKWDEYYFFGGEDYELIFSLPKKWAKNLSKFDKNIYEIGYFADGEPSIEFNSKDKNKILNKIPFKHF
- the gap gene encoding type I glyceraldehyde-3-phosphate dehydrogenase, yielding MTLRVAINGFGRIGRNFMRCWLSRGAYTNIEVVGINVTSDPKTNAHLLKYDSVLGQLDGVDIQYTDDTFVINNKTIKCFSDRNPMNLPWKDWGVDLVIESTGVFNTDVGASKHLEVGAKKVILTAPGKGDGVGTYVVGVNADTYKHKDYDILSNASCTTNCLAPVVKVLDQTFGINKGLMTTIHSYTGDQRILDNSHRDLRRARAAATNIVPTSTGAAKAVALVYPEMKGKLTGIAMRVPTPNVSAVDFVFESSKSVTAEEVNNALKEASLSSMKGIIKYGDEPLVSSDYAGTNESSIVDSDLTMCIGDNLVKVLAWYDNEWGYSQRVVDLAEIVAKNWE